CCTTTCCCATATCTAGAATTTTAGAGTTTTATTGTTTTTCAGCTTTCATCGTTTTAGCCACGCACCAGAACGTTCCACCCCACACTATCAAGAGAACTAAAATCATGTAAACTTGCCAGCCCATAAATGATCCCTCCTTTGGCTAGGCTCAAAAGATACCCGTTATCTTCTTTAATCAGTGGCTTCGAACTTGTGAGTCATCTTGTCGGCCAGCCAGTTGTTAAGCAACAAGAACACCACGACCATTATGGCCCACTGATACACCATGGTTCCTACCGTGTAGGTGTATTCGGAGATGGGAAGCCATTTCCACCAACTGTCAGGATACCAGCTCATAGCCTGCTTGATCCACCAGGTAAAGATGATTACGAACCAAAGGGGGAAGAGGTATATGAGCTTCCACATCCAAGAGGCTTTGAGGTCGGAACACGGTTCGATGTATTCCCTCCATATCTTGTCCACGCCTATCTTCATCGCTCCTATGGAGAAGAACACGCCGCTTACCAACAATCCTACACCCCATACCCAGTCTTGGTTATTGAGGAAATCAATACTCATGGAGGAAGGTAGGCCAAGGATCGTTATCCCTATACCTGCTGCAAGGGCCGCCTTATGGCGAGGCCACCCGGCATCCATGAGGAGTCTTACTCCCAACTCAACCATGGAGAGCAGTGAGCTCAAAGCTGCAAAGATCAATGCCAGGAAGAAAAAGCCTGCGAACAGGGTGCCAGCGGGCATTACAGTGAAGAGTTTCGTCAAATGGATGAATGCAAGGCCTGTGTTTCCGGAGCCGACTGCTGCCATGGGATCTGAAGAGAGTGCAAAGATGGTGGGTATTATGGCCATAGCTGCGATCATAGCTGCCGATGTGTCCGCGAAGCAGATGGTTGTGGCGTTTAGAGAAATGTCCTCGGTTTTCTTTGCGTAGACAAAGTAAGTAAGTAAAAGACCCCAACCTGCACCGGTAGACCAGGCAACCTGCGTGAACGCTTCAAGCCAAAGCCTTCCAGAAGCGAAAAGCTCAAACCTGGGTTCGAAAAGATACTGTAATCCCTTTACTGCGCCAGGGAGCGTTATGGCTCTTATCATTAAAACTACCAGTAAAACAAAAAGGCTTGGAATTAGTATCTTGTTGATCTTCTCGAGTCCCTGGGATATTCCTTTGAAAATAACTATGGTCGCTATCACCATGGAGATGATGTGCCACGGGACCATGGCTCCAGGAGTTGTGGAGAAGGCGGTCCAAAGGGCCTCTGTGTCCAGTCCCGGTTTGATGACTCCGGTCAGAACATATACAAAATATCTTACGCACCAACCCATGACTACGGCGTAGTAGAAGGCGATGCCCAATGATATCCATGCGACACAGCCTCCGGCCCACGTCCACTTTCTGCCCAGCATTTCCTTAAACGACCCTATGACCCCCATTCTGGTTACTTTGCCCCAAACTGACTCTGCCATAAGAAGTGGTATAGCCCATAAAAATAAAGCAACGACACACGCCAAAACAAAGGCCCCTCCGCCTTGGGCTGCTGCTACTCGAGGGAAGCGCCAAATGTTACCTGTACCTACAGCCATACCTATTGCGGAGAATATTAATCCCCACCTACTAGCCCACTGATCAGCTTTCTTAATCTCGGCCATTCTTTAAATCCCTCCTAAGCTGAACAAAAATAAACTGCACCAATACTCCATTTCTTGAACAAAAACGGAAAAAAATGAAGGGGTCTTTCTTGCTAGCACCTCCTTTCCCTGTTGTAGTGGCTGCAATGTATGCAGGGAATGAGGTGTGGCTTTAGGTGGATCGTAAGGTTTTTGAAAAGTTGGAATAAAAATAAAGTCAGAAAGATTACACATAATATATCATTTTTTACTAAAGGCATAAAGTGTTTTAGTATACTTATTTTTGTATGGAAACGACTAAAATCTTATGCTGTGGTACAATTCAGTAAAACATGCTTAAGGTAAAAAGTTTTCGGGAGGGATTAATTTGATAAATGGACCAGAAAGTAGAAGTTATTCGGGAGCTCTTCCTGTTAGTGTAATTGAGGTCTTCAAAGAGTGGAAATGTGCGAAAGGTGCTGTGGCTGCTCGTTTCAATGGCACCTTGGTGGATTTGCATTATAAGCTGACGGCAGGAGGTTTCTTGGAACCAGTTTACATTGCCAGTGAGGAAGGGTTGGAGGTTTTAAGGCATTCGGCATCCCATCTTTTGGCTCAGGCGGTAAAAAGGCTTTACCCGGGAACCAAACTTGGCATAGGGCCGGCCATAAAAGATGGTTTCTACTACGATCTGGATGTGCCGCAGCAGATATCAGAAGAGGCTCTTCTTAAGATTGAGCAAGAGATGAGGCGAATAGTCAAGGAAAACTTGCCAATAACCAGAAAAGTTTTAACGAAAGAGGAGGCAAAAGCCCTTTTTGCGGAGAAGGAAGAGATATATAAGCTTGAACTTATCGAGGAACTGCCTGATAGCGAAGTAAGTATATATGAGCAGGGTGAGTTTCTGGATCTTTGTAGAGGTCCCCATGTTCCTAGCACTTCACACATAAAACATTTCAAACTACTTTCTCTAGCGGGGGCTTATTGGCGAGGCGACGAGAAGAACAAGATGTTGACCAGGATCTACGGTACAGCTTTTGGGACGAAAGAGGAGCTTGAAGCATATATAACTAGAATGGAGGAAGCCAAGCGCCGGGATCACAGAAAGCTCGGAAAGGAGTTGGATTTGTTCAGCATTCAACCTGAGGGACCAGGTTTTCCTTTCTTCCATCCCAAAGGGATGGTTATCATAAACAAGCTCGTAGATTTCTGGCGCAAGGAGCACGAAAAACGGGGATACTGTGAGATACGGACTCCTCTTATTTTGGATAGGGACCTTTGGATCCGTTCAGGGCACTGGGATCATTACAGAGAGAACATGTATTTTACTGAGATAGATGAAAGACCTTTCGCCATAAAGCCCATGAACTGCCCTGGTGGCATTCTGGTCTACAAGAGCAGGATCCGAAGCTACAGGGATCTACCACTGAGGATGGCTGAGCTTGGAACGGTTCATAGGCATGAGAGGTCAGGGGTTCTTCACGGCCTTATGAGAGTGAGATGTTTTACTCAGGACGACGCCCATTTGTACGTAACACCAGACCAGATAAAAGAGGAAATTTTGGGAATAATGGACTTGGTTAAGTACGTTTATAAGGATGTGTTTGGGTTCAACTACCGTGTCGAGTTGTCGACCAAGCCGGAGAAAGCCATGGGCGATCCCTTGATGTGGGAAAAGGCAGAAAAAGCCCTTGAGGAGGCTTTGGAGACAGCAGGAGTGGAGTTCAAGGTGAACCCCGGAGATGGTGCCTTCTATGGTCCTAAGATAGATTTTCACTTGGAGGATTGCATA
The DNA window shown above is from Thermovirga lienii DSM 17291 and carries:
- a CDS encoding sodium:neurotransmitter symporter (PFAM: Sodium:neurotransmitter symporter family~COGs: COG0733 Na+-dependent transporter of the SNF family~InterPro IPR000175~KEGG: tai:Taci_0722 sodium:neurotransmitter symporter~PFAM: sodium:neurotransmitter symporter~SPTR: Transporter), translated to MAEIKKADQWASRWGLIFSAIGMAVGTGNIWRFPRVAAAQGGGAFVLACVVALFLWAIPLLMAESVWGKVTRMGVIGSFKEMLGRKWTWAGGCVAWISLGIAFYYAVVMGWCVRYFVYVLTGVIKPGLDTEALWTAFSTTPGAMVPWHIISMVIATIVIFKGISQGLEKINKILIPSLFVLLVVLMIRAITLPGAVKGLQYLFEPRFELFASGRLWLEAFTQVAWSTGAGWGLLLTYFVYAKKTEDISLNATTICFADTSAAMIAAMAIIPTIFALSSDPMAAVGSGNTGLAFIHLTKLFTVMPAGTLFAGFFFLALIFAALSSLLSMVELGVRLLMDAGWPRHKAALAAGIGITILGLPSSMSIDFLNNQDWVWGVGLLVSGVFFSIGAMKIGVDKIWREYIEPCSDLKASWMWKLIYLFPLWFVIIFTWWIKQAMSWYPDSWWKWLPISEYTYTVGTMVYQWAIMVVVFLLLNNWLADKMTHKFEATD
- a CDS encoding hypothetical protein (KEGG: tai:Taci_0721 hypothetical protein~SPTR: Putative uncharacterized protein), whose protein sequence is MGWQVYMILVLLIVWGGTFWCVAKTMKAEKQ
- a CDS encoding Ser-tRNA(Thr) hydrolase, threonyl-tRNA synthetase (PFAM: Anticodon binding domain; Threonyl and Alanyl tRNA synthetase second additional domain; tRNA synthetase class II core domain (G, H, P, S and T)~TIGRFAM: threonyl-tRNA synthetase~COGs: COG0441 Threonyl-tRNA synthetase~InterProIPR006195: IPR012947: IPR002314: IPR004154: IPR 002320: IPR018158~KEGG: aco:Amico_0703 threonyl-tRNA synthetase~PFAM: tRNA synthetase class II (G H P and S); Threonyl/alanyl tRNA synthetase SAD; Anticodon-binding domain protein~SPTR: Threonyl-tRNA synthetase;~TIGRFAM: threonyl-tRNA synthetase); translation: MINGPESRSYSGALPVSVIEVFKEWKCAKGAVAARFNGTLVDLHYKLTAGGFLEPVYIASEEGLEVLRHSASHLLAQAVKRLYPGTKLGIGPAIKDGFYYDLDVPQQISEEALLKIEQEMRRIVKENLPITRKVLTKEEAKALFAEKEEIYKLELIEELPDSEVSIYEQGEFLDLCRGPHVPSTSHIKHFKLLSLAGAYWRGDEKNKMLTRIYGTAFGTKEELEAYITRMEEAKRRDHRKLGKELDLFSIQPEGPGFPFFHPKGMVIINKLVDFWRKEHEKRGYCEIRTPLILDRDLWIRSGHWDHYRENMYFTEIDERPFAIKPMNCPGGILVYKSRIRSYRDLPLRMAELGTVHRHERSGVLHGLMRVRCFTQDDAHLYVTPDQIKEEILGIMDLVKYVYKDVFGFNYRVELSTKPEKAMGDPLMWEKAEKALEEALETAGVEFKVNPGDGAFYGPKIDFHLEDCIGRTWQCGTIQLDFQMPEKFDITYVGPDGEHHRPVMLHRTVFGSLERFLGILIEHYAGAFPFWLAPVQVKILPVRGEYNGYASEVFDKLKEKGFRVELDQREEKLGKKIRDAQMEKIPYMLVIGSKEAQEQTVAVRERQAGDLGSMTLEELVKLLEDKESPTA